One Anopheles marshallii chromosome 3, idAnoMarsDA_429_01, whole genome shotgun sequence genomic region harbors:
- the LOC128714056 gene encoding CXXC-type zinc finger protein 1-like — protein sequence MSELKKRKKKSKEEIAKEFDLPERKSKIATIYKQDGQAYCLCRSSDSSRFMIGCDACEEWYHGDCINVSEKEAKHIKHYYCQRCKEEDPSLQTVFRLVPVAGPTPIPEEKKPPKKKKEKPIGSSWEKRCGNCDGCLAANCGNCDGCLDHSKHGRKQRCEMRICSNSSTRKKDRAAVKAAGRNKRRKRSLTPELIRNPALEGDRQCFGPGCIMTARPQSKYCSDECGMKLATSRIYQVLPQRIQEWSLSPAVGEEQNKKALESIRMKQAIVRATLAELDKRHAELDLLVERAKRCTLDPNALENTDVEDEMSMYCITCGHEIHSKTAIRHMEKCFNKYESQASFGSIFKTRIDGNSMFCDFYNPASKTYCKRLRVLCPEHCKDPKINDTDVCGCPLVRNVFQLTGEFCRAPKKSCFKHYVWEKIRRAEIDLERVRQWLKMDELVEQERQIRQAMASRAGVLGLMLHSTYNHDIMEKLCTGKF from the exons ATGAGTgaacttaaaaaaaggaagaaaaaatct AAGGAGGAAATTGCCAAGGAGTTTGATTTGCCtgaaagaaaaagtaaaatcgcCACTATATACAAACAAGATGGACAGGCTTATTGCTTATGTAGATCATCAGACTCGTCGCGGTTCATGAT TGGTTGCGATGCTTGTGAAGAGTGGTATCACGGCGATTGCATTAATGTTTcggaaaaggaagcaaaacacattAAGCATTACTACTGCCAGCGATGCAAGGAAGAAGATCCGTCGTTGCAAACGGTCTTTCGATTAGTCCCAGTGGCTGGCCCAACACCTATTCCGGAGGAAAAAAAGCCgccaaagaaaaagaaagaaaaacccatTGGCAGTTCTTGGGAAAAACGGTGCGGAAACTGTGATGGTTGCCTGGCAGCGAATTGTGGTAACTGTGACGGTTGTTTAGATCATTCAAAACACGGCCGCAAACAACGGTGTGAGATGCGCATCTGTAGCAACTCTAGTACTAGAAAAAAAGATCGGGCCGCTGTAAAAGCCGCCGGTCGaaacaagagaagaaaacGTTCGCTTACGCCAGAGTTGATTCGAAATCCGGCACTAGAAGGTGATCGGCAATGTTTTGGTCCCGGTTGCATTATGACTGCCCGACCTCAATCGAAATATTGTTCGGATGAGTGTGGCATGAAATTGGCAACAAGCCGGATTTATCAGGTATTGCCTCAGCGCATCCAAGAATGGTCGCTGAGCCCGGCCGTTGGcgaggaacaaaacaaaaaagcgctGGAGTCGATCCGTATGAAACAAGCGATTGTTAGAGCCACGCTCGCAGAGCTCGACAAACGACATGCGGAGCTGGATCTATTGGTTGAACGGGCAAAGCGGTGCACGCTGGATCCGAATGCCTTGGAAAATACCGACGTGGAGGATGAAATGTCGATGTACTGTATAACGTGTGGCCATGAAATTCATTCAAAAACCGCGATTCGGCATATGGAGAAATGTTTCAACAAGTACGAGAGCCAGGCAAGCTTTGGCAGCATCTTTAAAACGCGTATCGACGGCAATTCTATGTTTTGCGATTTCTACAACCCAGCAAGCAAAACTTACTGCAAGCGCCTTCGTGTGTTGTGCCCGGAACACTGTAAGGACCCCAAGATTAACGACACGGATGTTTGCGGCTGCCCCTTAGTGCGAAATGTATTTCAATTGACGGGTGAATTTTGCCG AGCTccaaaaaaatcttgtttcaAACATTATGTGTGGGAAAAGATTCGACGTGCTGAAATAGACCTTGAACGAGTACGGCAATGGTTAAAAATGGACGAACTGGTTGAGCAAGAGAGACAAATCCGCCAGGCCATGGCATCACGAGCCGGAGTACTAGGACTCATGTTGCACTCAACGTACAACCATGATATAATGGAAAAGCTGTGCACTGGCAAGTTTTAG